Proteins encoded within one genomic window of Tamandua tetradactyla isolate mTamTet1 chromosome 11, mTamTet1.pri, whole genome shotgun sequence:
- the LOC143649835 gene encoding EP300-interacting inhibitor of differentiation 1-like, producing the protein MSEMSVLSELYEESSDLQMDVMPGENELPQMEVGSRSREPSLSPSCDGAPPQLEEEGPMEEEAQPMAEPEGKRGLANDPNAGDQPGQLAAPDFDSEDEGEKFDDWEDDYNYPEEEQLSGAGYRVSAALEEANKMFLRTSRAREAALDGGFQMHYEKTPFDQLAFIEELFSLMVVNRLTEELGCDEIIDRE; encoded by the coding sequence ATGTCGGAAATGTCTGTACTATCCGAGCTGTATGAAGAGAGCAGTGACCTGCAGATGGATGTGATGCCTGGTGAGAATGAACTTCCGCAGATGGAGGTAGGCAGCAGGAGCCGGGAGCCATCCCTGAGTCCCTCCTGCGACGGGGCCCCGCCACAGCTTGAGGAGGAAGGCCCAATGGAGGAGGAGGCCCAGCCAATGGCGGAGCCTGAGGGGAAACGGGGCCTTGCGAACGATCCCAACGCTGGGGACCAGCCAGGCCAGCTCGCGGCCCCAGACTTCGACAGCGAGGATGAGGGTGAGAAATTTGACGACTGGGAGGACGATTACAACTATCCAGAAGAGGAGCAGCTGAGTGGTGCAGGCTACAGAGTGTCAGCGGCCCTCGAAGAAGCTAACAAGATGTTTCTGAGAACATCCAGAGCAAGAGAAGCAGCCCTAGATGGCGGGTTTCAGATGCATTATGAGAAGACCCCGTTTGATCAGTTGGCTTTCATCGAAGAGCTCTTTTCCCTGATGGTGGTCAATCGTCTAACCGAAGAACTTGGCTGTGATGAGATTATTGACAGAGAGTAG